From Candoia aspera isolate rCanAsp1 chromosome 4, rCanAsp1.hap2, whole genome shotgun sequence, a single genomic window includes:
- the YPEL3 gene encoding protein yippee-like 3, which yields MVRLSKPKTFQAYLDNCHRRYSCVHCRAHLANHDDLISKSFQGSQGRAYLFNSVVNVGCGPAEERVLLTGLHAVADIYCENCKTTLGWKYEQAFETSQKYKEGKYIIELNHMIKDNGWD from the exons ATGGTGAGGCTGTCCAAACCCAAAACTTTTCAAGCCTATCTGGACAACTGTCACCGACGCTACAGCTGCGTGCATTGTCGAGCCCACCTGGCCAACCACGATGACCTCATCTCCAAG tCTTTTCAAGGAAGCCAAGGACGGGCCTATCTATTCAACTCTGT AGTGAATGTTGGATGTGGCCCAGCAGAAGAACGCGTTCTGCTGACAGGCTTGCATGCTGTAGCTGATATATACTGTGAAAATTGCAAAACCACGCTTGGATGGAAATAT GAACAGGCCTTTGAGACAAGCCAGAAATACAAAGAGGGCAAATACATAATTGAACTGAACCACATGATTAAGGACAACGGCTGGGATTGA